The Pecten maximus chromosome 17, xPecMax1.1, whole genome shotgun sequence DNA segment CCTTTTGGCACCGGGATTTGAATAGCTGGACCCTTATTAGTGAAAAAAATAGCATACAAAACCTTCTTTACCGTTCGTATTCGTTTGGCAATACTTGGGCGTCTGGCATTTTTAGTGGCCCATATTCGGTTGGCAACCTTCCGCTTTGGTTCAAAATAATACACCCAGGTCTCATCACCAGTAACTATATTATCAAAAGCCTTTTTACTATATTTTGGGTACATTTTGAGAAGTTTTTTTTGCCATTGTTACACGCGTCTTCTTTTGCTCATCCGTAAACAAATGGGGTATCCATCTTGCGTTTATCTTTCTAACTTTTAGGTGTTTCTTCAAAATTGCATGAACTCTTGCTAACGACAAGTTTGTCATTCGAGCCAATTGTCTTACGGTGAATCGAGCATCAGTTTTGAGGATATTTCGGATTTTTTCTATGTTACCTTTGGTCGTAGTTGTTGCAGGACGACCTGGGTGAGCAGCATCTTTCAGTTGCTGCTGCCCAGCACTAAATTTACCTACCCACCTACAAACAGTCCTGTGAGACATTTGGCCCTCCCCATAAATGTCACACACGTCGCGGTGAATATCTACAGCTTTTATGCCGAGTAATGACCTAACTTTTATATAGGCCCTAATTTCAAGAACATTTTCAGCTCGTTTTCCTGTCATTTTGTGTCTAGTCTAACGAATAGGCTATGAAACGATGTACACTGTACCGAGGCCAGTGAACGTGTGGAcgagatatttacctgtgtcaCGAGCCAGTGATCACTCAATCGACACGAGGTGGTTTGGTGCATAAATTGCACGATTTCCGCGAAATAAAGCACAGATGACATTATTTATGGAACACCCCTCGTATTTCCTATATGGCGACAccgatcgtgttcaacctgtgacgtcacaggtcagaggtcaccaaaacgaggtattcggctttgggcttcaggtgtgttttcgagaaaaatcacaattactcggtaatgggtcggccgattttgatgcggttttcagcattcttgtttattaatcaataccaataacatatttagatataatttttcgttcagggtacactttaaagGTGACATTTGAAAGTAATTAATGGAAAATTTTCTGcaaaatagcaaaaaaaaaataaataaaaaaaaaaaataataataataacaataaaaaaaaaaaaaaaacatttcaacgTCAAAAGTGAAATATGACCAATTCGGCCaacttgttttctgattggtctcgaAATGGAAGTAGGTGAAAGTTGAGAAAGGTAATGGAAGATCGTTCCGAAAAATGACGCTAAGAAGACTTATTTAAACACAGGAGGAAAGATGGACGCCAGACGAAAATGGATTTGATTAGCCCACCACCTGGTGATGTTGGTCTAAAAATTAGCTATGATTGCAGCTATAGCACAGGTatgaatatatcaaacaaaGCAATGGAAAATCAATCTAGAAATTAAACAACTTTTAACAAAAACTTACTTTTATACAGCAAAACTATAAATAGGTTAATACAGAATAgagtatttcattaaatataacatGCCTATCAATAACGGTGTACAACCATTATCCGTAAACAGACCAATGATATTATACCTACGACAATTATTATATTTGCTTCGTAAGGTGATAttgatttatacaaaaatatgaaatgattttgTCCGGAATTGTAAATTTGAATATCACATATAAAATTAAATAGGGAACAAACTTAACGGATAACATGATAATTTCTTTTTGTCTTGACATCGGTTCATTGAACAAGCTGTCACaacaaaatgtcaacatttaACGTTTTTATAAGACTTTCTagacaaaaatgtaaaataataggattaacaacaataataatagCAAGTGTACAATTTTTGcatttgatttgaaaaaagGAAGAATACAATTATGTTCTCCGTACATTCATGTCATATCGCTTATATCTACACATAAAGACGAGCGTATGATGAACAATCTCTAATCAGATATAATACTATACTTTAGCCTGTTTCCGGCTTGCAAAATGTAGCGCGTTGTCAAATATTTTACttgattttacattttgaagTAATGCGCATACAGTTATGGGAAACTGAACGGTTTCACAATAGAGACACACGTTTATCATGCATTCCTGTATGATAGTCTTTCTTCCCACACATTAAAACAACGGTTTCTTACTTTAGTAGTATTTTAGCGTCCTTTAAAGTATTCTTGACCGAGTTCATCCGCAGCACCTAGGTAATCAAGATCCATCAATTCCATAGCGTTAAGAATCACTCTTACAGTAGCCTGTTTGTCCTTTTTATTTATCCAAGCCACAAAGAGATCATACGTGATAGTCCGTAGGTCAGTGTTCGGAACTTTGTGAGAGCTTATGGTGGCCGCCTTCAATTCAAGAAAGGAGAAGAAAAGTTCATACTGGTTACCGATGTAACGCTGGCTTAATAACATAATCATCCTTTCAGTGGGTTGTGAATCGAGGATATCATCAGAGAGCTTGTAATCtggaaacaaaaatgatttgttttctgtataaccAGAAGAGAACAATTAAGAGGAAAGATACTTACATTGGGATGGACGAGATGGATAACGAGATGGATACTCTGTTATATCTTATATCCAGCTGAACATTATTCACCAGGCTGCAAATTTTTGAGTAATcacattttaaagcaatatgGATTAATTGACACGCCCATATTAACTGCTATATAATCACTACACAGTTAAAATGTAATCAGGACAATTCGTTTTGCTTTAAATTAACCTGGTGGTATATTTAACATTCACGGTGTTATATGTTTAATCTGTTTTAACTTACAATTTCAATGAATGCCACTAATACGTCGACTTTACACTAAAACGCTATGGCATAGTCTGAATGCTCGTTGATGAAATCAAAACGTGATGTGACCTTTATACATGTTATTGAATGTATACCTTAATGTCAACAGCAGACTAGTATAGGTTGAACTTTATGCAAATTACACGAGGAAACTATagttggttttgttttgttttatttgtttaatgtcctattaacagctaaggtcatttacgGACGACCTCCCATGATTGCGACAAGCATGCATGTGGTAAGTGCGTATGCCCTTGATCACTTATCACACAAAAAAAAGAACGAAAAAAGAAACCAACaaacgaaaaaaataaaaaataaaaatcatctTGTCAAGGTAAgtataaaataaaagaaagtaACGAAACTTACCCGTGCCCGATTTCCTGTTGCTCTGTAAAGAGATATATGGAAATTTGTAAGTGAAATACTATGTGACGATGTCAAAGATATTAATTGTTTCTTTTTTGAATACGTATCATCCAGCTTGATAATAATATcggatattttttatattggtTAATATGCTTGATGAATCGATTTCcttatttttgcatattttgcggattattacatgtacttaagtcgtattgtattgttttacggcTCACCGATAATCTAATAACAACAGATTATAAGGACGTTCACACATCTAATAAGTTGGTTGCCATTATTCACCTTGTTTTGTTTACCTGCAATTATTTTTTCGGGTTTCAAAGAAGGTTTGCCAATTATCACCACTGACGGCACTCCTTCAACTCAAACTTATATCATATCCACAGGTATGTGactatttaaacattttactaCCTAATCAATATTATACTCATTGTACTTAATGTTTACTGTTGCTAAAACAACAATTGTTGGCCAATTTGTCCTCACACTATCCAGTTAGAAGCAGCTAATGCGAACAAATAATTAAGGGTATgccaaaattattttgtttctcGCAATTGAAACTGTAGTGTAATAGCacaattgtaaaaaaaacacgTCTTTCTGTACTTGTCTTCTTACCTTTGTCGGTTCCATCCAAGACTCAGCTTCTGAACTGTGGAGCCAATGCTGATCATCAGACGAGTTCTCACAGCAAAGCACTCGCCCTTCTCTCCTGACGTCCGAGATTGGAACTGGACAGGTGTCGCTACAAATTTCATGAGTACAATGTAAACACAGTTCATATACGATGTTTCCGTGATGAAACTGCGTAAAAATATTCTCTAAAAGATCTTTTAATAATGACAGTACAGATGAGCATTTCCCCTTGAAATCTGTCTCGCCGTTCTTGTTGATGAGAGTACAGCTCACAACGGATCCGGTACAACTCATTAGAAGATCACATGCTCGGTTTATCATAAAGCATGCAGATCCTCTTTTAAGTATAGCTTTACCTGTCCCATCCTTTCTGAATTTAAGGCCTGATGAGTGGCATATCGCCAAAAGTTTGTCATAAATGACAGGGAGAAGTTTTGATTTGAAGACAAAGCACAAGGTTTTCGTTGCAACTGTGTGAGGACGGGATAGGATGTCATTGAAGAGTGCAGCATCTCCCGGGGGAAGCAGAGCTGGAACTATCCACATATGTTCATCCGTATTCTCTGTGACGACGACCAGCAGATGAAGGCGCTGCATTATTTCGATAAGAACATCTTGGTTGTCCTGATGTTTTTCCCAAAGTCTTTCCAGTAATCCGACAGTCAGAATGCCTGATTTTTGAAActgtctgatatgtagatgtgtACTATCATCTCTATGCCTGCCAATAAATCGCATTGCTTTGATAATACAACGAAATGCATCAACTATCCATTGTGGATGTGTGACTACGATAGGTTCCTGGTTTACAGCCAACTCTCTTTCGTTTTCAAAAAACAGAATGTTTCCAGTCAAATGCATGTACCTGTAACAAACACAATAAACCGTGAGACTAATTTGGGTTTGTCCACAAGACACACAAATTAACACGTTTAAATACAAATTGAGCgtgatgaaattttcaaaaatagattACATCATACAGCCGTTTCGTTCCAAAATGGAGCTACCAGTGTTTGTTACTGCTCGTAGGCAATTAAAGAAGCCCAACGTAGGTCAGATAGAGGCAAAGTCTGTATCGGGAGTGCAATAGACCcataagttatatatttcaatgttgTCAAGAAAATTCTGAACCTTATCAATATTCAAGATATTTTCCCTTTGGTCTATCGTAGTACGATTAAAAAAGCATGTCCTCCTATGATggtttaataatatataatcgAAATGTGATGAAATAATCGAGACGtttttcaattaattgaagGACGAATACATATaattcaacaaaacattattcTTGTTCTAATTCATCGTAGATAGATGATTTTATCAGTACCTTTTTCCATTGTTTGAACAGATCATTGGTATATATCTCGGAATCGATACCCAGTCGCATAGGTAAAAGGCAAGTGTGTTCCACTATATCACCCAAACACCTAAAActgcctgtatcgctcacctgttTTGCAGCAACTTTTTAAGTTGATGTAGGTCATTTCTTCAAGAATACTTATATCAGGTCCAGGAGTCTCTTTGCTACAGAGAAATAATTCTTTAAAGATTTAAACCTCTTGCTTTTGGAGAAGAACTCGCTCAAAGATATTACCATATTTGATTCCTGTCAAGGTTATTTACTTAGTAGCCCTCCTCCCCCAACATGCTACAGCGTTATATCATCTCCCTGTGCGTCTCGGTTACTTGAAAGTCTATTAATACTGCTAAACgttttgacccctgtgaccttgaatgcaggttacggtcattcatttgaagaaGCTTGTTAGACCTTAACACATGCACTTAATAAACTCAATGTCAAGCCTaagggcctcttggttatttagacgaaatattttaaagatatgAGTCTATtcaacccctgtgaccttgaatgtcaGTCAAAGTCATCTATCTGAACAC contains these protein-coding regions:
- the LOC117315500 gene encoding uncharacterized protein LOC117315500; the protein is MRFIGRHRDDSTHLHIRQFQKSGILTVGLLERLWEKHQDNQDVLIEIMQRLHLLVVVTENTDEHMWIVPALLPPGDAALFNDILSRPHTVATKTLCFVFKSKLLPVIYDKLLAICHSSGLKFRKDGTGKAILKRGSACFMINRACDLLMSCTGSVVSCTLINKNGETDFKGKCSSVLSLLKDLLENIFTQFHHGNIVYELCLHCTHEICSDTCPVPISDVRREGRVLCCENSSDDQHWLHSSEAESWMEPTKSNRKSGTDYKLSDDILDSQPTERMIMLLSQRYIGNQYELFFSFLELKAATISSHKVPNTDLRTITYDLFVAWINKKDKQATVRVILNAMELMDLDYLGAADELGQEYFKGR